In Butyrivibrio fibrisolvens, the DNA window ATCTTGATATAAAGAATGACCATGTATCATATTACTACTATTAAGGTCGGATGGGGATGCGTTGGCAATCATAGGTAGCATATAAGCAAAATTAAAAAATTGAATTTCATCTTCTGTATGAAATTTAAATGGCGTGATTATTTTACAGCCATTGTAAAATGGGTTTTGGCGGGCAATTTCATTTAATAGTCTGATAATACATAATACAGTATTATATTCGTAAACATAGTAACCATCTTTGCTTAATTTAAATCCTGCAGACCGTAATGATTCCATATATAAATCATAGCTGTATGTTGAAACAGTATAATTAGATAAATAAGCTGCAGTCCCAATTTTTCTTAAATTGGGATGGTACATTTGAAATTTTCTTATTTTTGAATCCAAAGAAGCTGTTAATTCACTTTGTTCCATTGAGTTTACATTTTTCCAGACAAATAATCGACATTATTCTATATATAAACAATATTTCACGTGTATCGGGTATGAATCAATATCAATAAATGATAAAGTTGAATTATATATAATAACATGGTTTTGCAACCCGGTTCTTCATTATCACAATTAGTTATGGCACTGCACAAAATATTGAACTATTATGATATCATTTAAGAAGAATAAAAATTAATACGCTTAATTTTTTGAATTGTATTGCTTCACAAATAGAAAGAGAGGAAAACAAATTGGCACTCGAACAAATAATCAAATATGAAGGTGATAATACTACATTTGTATGGAAGCATCCATGTGAAGATTTTAATACAGGAAGTCAACTGATCGTTCATGAATCGCAGGAAGCTCTGTTTTTTTTAAATGGACAAGCTTTGGATTTGTTTGGTCCCGGCAGGCACACACTTGAAACGCAAAATATTCCTCTGTTAAGCAAAATTGCAAATATTCCAACTGGTGGCGAAACACCGTTCCATTGTGAAGTCTATTTTATAAATAAGACGGAACAGATGGCTATTAAGTGGGGAACAGACAGTAAAGTACAGTATGTTGAGCCAACTTATCATTTTCCTATATCTATAGGCGCTAATGGAGAGATGACCCTTTCTGTTGCAGATTCAAGGTTGTTAGTTGTTAACCTGGTCGGAACGGAACGAGTACTTGATCAGACAACTATTACCAGATATTTCAGAGCTTTTCTGATGACAAAAGTAAAGACCTATATTGCCCAGACAATAAAGGCAAATGCAATAAACATCTTCGAAATAGATGAAAAACTTGAAGATTTCTCGGCAGAGCTAAAGCAACGACTCGAAAAAGATTTTGCTGATTATGGAGTATCCCTGAATCGCTTCTTTGTAACTGCAATTGTTAAACCTGATGGCGATCCACAATATGAAAAATTCAAGGATCTTCATTTCAGGCAGTACGCAGACATTGCAGAAGCACAGCTGCAGCAAAAGGTCGGCATTATTGAACAGCAGACAAAGGCTCAGCAGATGGTTATAGAGTCTCAGGGAATTGCTCAAAAGCGTGCTACAGAAGGCTATACATACCAACAGGAGAGAGGTTTCGATGTTGCTGAGAAAGTCGCACAGAACGAAGGAAGCGGAAATTTCAGCAGTGCGGGAATAGGTCTTGGAATGATAGCCGGTGTCGGCGGAGCTATCGGTAATACCGTAGGGAATGTATTCAATCAGTCTGTATCAGCCATGAATGATAATATTCCTGCATCTGCAGAAACTCCAAAATTCTGCGATGTATGCGGTTCGGAACTCACTCCCGGAGCGATATTTTGTGATAACTGCGGATCTGCTATCAACACAGTAAATGCTAACGTATGCCCAAACTGCGGTTTTACATTTATAAGACCAGGTAAGTTCTGTCCAAAATGTGGCGTAAAGAGAGGAGAATAATATGCAGAATAAGCGCAATTATTTAATAACGGCGGTAATATTTGTTTTATTCAACCTGATAGCATTCGTGATACCAGGAGATAAAACTACAGTCTTCTGGATTTCATATGTATTTACAGTTTTTTCATTTGGAATATTTCTATTTATCTGGAATAAAACACTTGGTTCAGGGAAACAGTTAAAGAGCAAATTTCTTTCAATCCCGATATTTTATGTATCTTCATGCTACTTCATAGTGCAATTTGTTTCATTCCTTATTTTTAAATTTGCGCTGACAAATATTCCTGTATGGGCAGCCATTTTAGTTAATACACTTCATGCTACTTCATAGTGCAATTTGTTTCATTCCTTATTTTTAAATTTGCGCTGACAAATATTCCTGTATGGGCAGCCATTTTAGTTAATACATTCATCTTAGGAATCTCACTGATTTTTTTGATTGTGGCCGACGGTTCAAAAGAGTATATCGAATCAGTAGATAAAAAAGTCCAGGATAAGATTTTATGGATAAAAGAAGCTCAGACCGACGTTGATATTCTTATATCAGAAGCTACTGACAGCGAAGTAAAAGACGCATTACGCGAGCTATCAAAAGTTATTAGATACAGCGATCCCATGAGCGATAGTTCTTTGGTGGAGCTTGAAAGTCAGATAAGTGAAAAAATCGGATCTCTGGTTATTTTTGATAAAGAAAAAACATTGACGGATATTTCGCAGATTAAGCAGCTCATCGAAGCAAGAAATAAAAAATGTCTTATAAGGAAGTGAGGATTTAACATGGGTGCACTAGTATGTGATATTTGTGGTGGAAAGCTTGTTATCGGCGCAGGAGGGATTGCTACGTGCGAAAGCTGTGGAACGGAATACAGCCCAGAAAGAGTAAAAGAAAAGGCAATGGAAATTCGCGGCACAGTTAGTATTGATAATTCAAATATGATCAATAACTGGATAGCGTTGGCAGATAAAGCATTTGAATCCAACAATTTTCAAGAGGCTTATGATTACTATACAAAAGTTCTCGAAACAGACCCGCAAAATT includes these proteins:
- a CDS encoding SPFH domain-containing protein, which produces MALEQIIKYEGDNTTFVWKHPCEDFNTGSQLIVHESQEALFFLNGQALDLFGPGRHTLETQNIPLLSKIANIPTGGETPFHCEVYFINKTEQMAIKWGTDSKVQYVEPTYHFPISIGANGEMTLSVADSRLLVVNLVGTERVLDQTTITRYFRAFLMTKVKTYIAQTIKANAINIFEIDEKLEDFSAELKQRLEKDFADYGVSLNRFFVTAIVKPDGDPQYEKFKDLHFRQYADIAEAQLQQKVGIIEQQTKAQQMVIESQGIAQKRATEGYTYQQERGFDVAEKVAQNEGSGNFSSAGIGLGMIAGVGGAIGNTVGNVFNQSVSAMNDNIPASAETPKFCDVCGSELTPGAIFCDNCGSAINTVNANVCPNCGFTFIRPGKFCPKCGVKRGE